The DNA sequence TGAGCAGAAGGCGCCCCACTGAGGGCGCCTGATCCGCCAGGCAGTTTTGGTCGAACACTCTCAGGGCCATCAGGCGGACATAAAAAAACCACCGATTTTGTCGGTGGTTTTTTTATGTCCGAAGAACAGGCGATCTTATCGAGCGCGCATTTCTTCCGGCATGGGCACAAGAACAATACTGGGCGCATTGGCGGCCCGAGCTGCATCCGCTACTGAGACATAAACGGACGCGTCGGCACGATCGTGGGTACGAATAATCACGGTAGCGTCCGGCAACTCCGCCCGCATCCGCTCAATGTTTGAACGAATTGCCCGGGTATCCACTCGACGGTTCTCCATCCACACCTGGTTATCCTGACGGATATCGACCACGATGTTGGGATCCGCATCTTCCGGCGGCGGCTGGTCATTCTCTTCGGGAACATTGGTGTCGAGGCCGATCTCTTTGACGAACGACGCCGTCACAATAAAGAAGATCAACATAATGAACACCACGTCCAACATGGGGGTCAAATCGATATCGTTACTATCATCACCGCTACGGCTCTTCTTTCTTCTCACCGCACTTACTCCCGTTCTTATCTGAAATCACTGGGTGTCTGAAATCACTGGGCGCCCTTGAGCCCCCCAGAAACAGACCCGAATACTAACAGCTTTTACCGCTGCATGACCATCGCTTTCTTGCCATTGTGGCCATCCCAGCGCCCGCTAATAGTCCTTTTTACACCTTGATGGGTGTAAAAATGCCCTAAAAATGCGGCTAAGAGAATAAATCAAGCTGGTAAAAAGCCTGATCTTCCCGTAAATCCACAAACCGCACCCCAACGCCGAGCAGCCTGACCGGTCGATCACCGCGCACAAACGCTTCCTCACACAACGCCCGGTAAGCCGCCTGATTGACATCGGTACCGGCACGCTCAAGGGTTGTGGAGGTGAAATCCTCAAACTTCAGCTTCACGAACCGCTTGACCACCCGATAATCGCCATCGACCCGGCGCAACCTGAGGGCCAGTGACTGCAGCAGCCCCGGCAACTGCCCTAGGCAATGCTCGAGATCCGGCAGGTCCTGG is a window from the Marinimicrobium koreense genome containing:
- a CDS encoding ExbD/TolR family protein; the encoded protein is MRRKKSRSGDDSNDIDLTPMLDVVFIMLIFFIVTASFVKEIGLDTNVPEENDQPPPEDADPNIVVDIRQDNQVWMENRRVDTRAIRSNIERMRAELPDATVIIRTHDRADASVYVSVADAARAANAPSIVLVPMPEEMRAR